GCTCGGCCCTTTCCCCAGACCCCCTGCTGCACCCGCGCTAGCTGCACGGGGGCTAACCCAGAACTCTGCCCGATTTTGATTTTAGCCCGATGTAAAAGCAGCTTCTGCCGGAAGCTGCTCCTCGCTGCCTGTTGTGGCTCCTGGTGCCCTGGCAGAGCAGGCCGTGGCACCTGCAGAGTTTCAGGGTCACAGCGCGTCTGGGCTGTTGCTGTCTGCTTTCCACAGGCAGAGCGCTGCCCCTGCCCACTGGGCGCCCCAGCTCTCACCTGGCCCTTGGAGGGTGCTGAGGGCCCccccacacactcagcccccccCGGGGTGCCTGGCCGGCCTCGATCCTGTGACCAGAAGTGTTGAGCTCCGATGCGaggcacacacatgtgtacacacatgtagTTGAGTTTCCTGCTGGTTCCACAGGAAGGTTCTGGTCTTGGTGTATttcctgtggccacctcacctTTCATACTTGTCTGAGTTGGCTTATTTCAAACTCTGTATGGTTTGCTTTGGCTGTTCGAGGTCACGGTGTGAGGGAGTAACCCGGAGGCAGTTATCTCTGCATCTGAGTGCAGTGAGCCCTGAGCAACCTCCGCAATCCTAAGTATGTTTAACTACGTCTAGAGCACTTTGAAACaggaatctttttcttttttttttttgtataaatactgtattttatcACTGAAAATGAGAATGAGCAAGGTAGGAAAAAACCACCAGTAAAATCATAAAcgtaaaaagtctttaaaaagtccGTAGAAATACATAATGCAGGGAAAGTTATAATATAGTGAAATGTCTAAGTCACTTAGTGTGGTACTATGTGATGGTTTAATTCATTCCTGATATGAATTCTAATAGCACTAATGTGTACAAGTCATAATTATCTGTTACTGAAAAAATTTGGTTTGGCCGCTGAATTCATGGAGCTTAAAGAATTGTGCAGGATACAGTGAAAACACAGGCGGGCAGATGCAACATCGTGTGCAGTGATAGACCAGTGGCTGAAGAGCAAGGTGCCAAAGAGAAGAACTGAAACCCTACTAACTTAGAATTCTGGGTACCAAGAGGTTTGCTTCATGCTCTTACTGCTTTTGAATTTTGTGCcatataaatgtattatttacTTCAGAAAgcaatttttctaaataaaatagaagtagagagagaggcagaaatgaTGCAGAGTATCTGAGTCTGTCTTGATTGAAAGGAATGTGGAGAGGGCGAGgtctctgagagcaggaggtCTCTGAGAGCCGGAGGTCTCTGAGAGCCGGAGGTCTCTGAGAGCCGGAGgtctctgagagcaggaggtCTCTGAGAGCCGGAGGTCTCTGAGAGCCGGAGGTCTCTGAGAGCAGGAGGCCTCTGAGAGCCGGAGgtctctgagagcaggaggtCTCTGAGAGCCGGAGGTCTCTGAGAGCCGGAGGTCTCTGAGAGCCGGAGGTCTCTGAGAGCCGGAGGTCTCTGAGAGCAGGAGGCCTCTGAGAGCCGGAGgtctctgagagcaggaggtCTCTGAGAGCCGGAGgtctctgagagcaggaggtctctgagagcaggaggtctctgagagcaggaggcctctgagagcaggaggtctctgagagcaggaggtctctgagagcaggaggtCTCTGAGAGCCGGAGGTCTCTGAGAGCAggaggcctctgagagcaggaggtctctgagagcaggaggcctctgagagcaggaggtctctgagagcaggaggcctctgagagcaggaggtctctgagagcaggaggtctctgagagcaggaggtctctgagagcaggaggtctctgagagcaggaggtctctgagagcaggaggtctctgagagcaggaggtctctgagagcaggaggtCTCTGAGAGCCGGAGgtctctgagagcaggaggtctctgagagcaggaggtCTCTGAGAGCCGGAGGTCTCTGAGAGCCGGAGgtctctgagagcaggaggtCTCTGAGAGCCGGAGGCCTCTGAGAGCCGGAGGCCTCTGAGAGCCggaggcctctgagagcaggaggccTCTGAGAGCCGGAGGCCTCTGAGAGCCGGAGgtctctgagagcaggaggtctctgagagcaggaggtctctgagagcaggaggtctctgagagcaggaggtCTCTGAGAGCAGGGAGAAGGGGAATGAGAGGATGAGGGCGGGTGGCAGCCCCTGGGACAGGCTTCACTCACTCCGTCCAGAGAGCGCCTTCAGCAGGCTGATGTCCAAGTCACATCAGATTTGTCCCTGCCTGCAGCTCTCCAGGACTGAGTAGCAGAAACATGGGGAAAAGCTGCAAGTGAGGCACAGCTTTGGGTGTGTTAAGGAAAAGCCATCAGACAGTTGTCATGGACTCAGAACGAGTGCAGGATTCCAGGGAGTGCATGCCAGGTGAAAAGCTGGTACATGGGTCTTATCTTTGAATACCAGGATGTTGTATCagtaaactatttatttatttctatacaAGACTATTACATGAATtgttaataattaataattactgattgagaaaaatgttttaaatacagaggtaaatcttatttttaagagatttgatTCCTGGGTATGCTGAAAGGAATATTCTGATAATCAAAATTTTTCTCTTATTGTAAATTTCACTTGGAAAACCTCAGTATCAGAAAAAAGTCCTCCGAttaaacaaatacaattttaatttctCCTTAGGAATCAGCTAGTTGACTTTGGTGTTGTTTGTTTCCAACATTTCATATGATGCAGAAAAGGGCAAGGTGTGTCTCCAGAACCACCATGAACCCTGAGGAGTATCTTCCGTATTTTAGGCATAGAAGATGAATACACCCATCGCACCGTCAACATATGTGCGCTGCCTCAATGTTGGAATGATTCGAAAGCTGTCAGATTTTATTGATCCTCAGGAAGGATGGAAGAAATTAGCTGCATCTATTAAAAAGCCATCTGGGGACGACAGATACAATCAGTTCCACATCAGGTgacatgaaattctttttttttcttccaaattgtCACATCAGCATGTGCAGAGATTTGCAGGTATCTGTTGTTTCGTATGAACTCATGTGGAAGAAATGATGCTGTTAGGAatgttcttttccttctttaagatttatttagttataatatgtttttttggaaaggctgatttatacATTATAAaagcttccatcatctggttcactgcccaaatggttgcaatggccaaaactaGCCTGatccaaaggcagctgtcaggagctttttccaggtctcccacgcaggagcagggtcccaaaactttgggtcgtcctctgctgctttcccaggccacaagcaggaagctggatgggaagtggagcagccagggttagaaccagtgcccatatggggtcctggcgcttgcaaagagaggattagccagttgagtcaggATGCTTAGCCGCAGGAATCTTATCTTTTGTGCAGTTTTTGTTCCAGTATGTCAGCTAAGCTGATAGTGTCATCCTGCAAACTAGGTTTTGAGGTTAGATTTGTTCATGGTCTCTGGTAAGCCCAGAATGGGTCAGTATGTCTCACAGTTCTTGTTTCCAAACTGAGGGAACAAGGAAACTGAAGACTGCTTCAAGACTCTAGTAACTTCTGCATTTCCAACTAGGTGAATTACCGATGCATTCTGACAACGTGTTTGGAGAGTCATTCAAATGGATTTGAAAGTTGTTGCTTTGAAGCAAATAACAACCAAGAACAGAAAGCTTAGCTTGTGGCTCAACGGCTCAGTCTTCACCTTAGATGCATCAGGATCCcgggtcatgtcccagctctcccgcttcccatccagctccctgcttgtggcctgggaaagcagtcgaggacggcccaaagccttgggaccctgcacccgtgtgggagacccggaagaagctcagctccatccattgcaggcacttggggagtgaaccaccaaacagaagatctttctctctgactctccttctctctcttttgcctttccaataaaaataaattaatattttaaaagaataaaagcttAGATCTTAGAAATTTGTTTGACAGCGTCTTCAGATAATTTACATTCTTCTGCTCCGCTCCTGTCTGCTTGCTGTTGTGTAAAATGCAAATGCAGATTTTACTGTCAGTCATTGCAGTTAAAGCCTGCGTCAAAAGCTGTCTGCTTGTTAATGAGTGGGGCAAGCAAAAGATTCTGAGGCACTGAAGATGTTGTTCAGAAATTACCTATGAATCACTGAGGAAAGAGTCTTCTGTAATGACAAAAATGTGAGGTGCGCTCCCCGACAGCGTCACTGCTGACTGTACAGAGTGCCCGTGGAGATAAGGTGGAAAGCGTATGGGATCAGCCACAGAGTGTCGTTAAGCACGGGAAAGGAGTCAGGTCCAGCTGGGCCTCTGCTGCGGAGCTGCCTGTTCCCTCTTCCTGGTGCTGCTCTGCgtgtttctccctgtttctccctgtctGCCTTGCTGTCTGTTCCCTTGAATACACATCATAACAGGTGTAATGGGTGAGCCAGCTACATGAATTGAACTTACTGATTTTGCTTCTTTATTGCTTGCTTTTAAGGAGGTTTGAAGCATTACTTCAAGCTGGAAAAAGTCCCACTTGCGAGTTACTGTTTGACTGGGGCACAACAAACTGCACAGTTGGTGATCTTGTGGATCTTTTGATCCAAAATGAGTTTTTTGCTCCCGCGAGTCTTTTGCTACCAGGTAAACTGAGTGTGACCAGGATGTCAGCTATTTAGGTGAGAAGACGAGTGGCAGCAGTAGAAACATTTCTGGTTTTATAGTAGAAGTCCTTGCGTTTCAGCATCCCTTCACTGTTGATGCTGTCCCCAGCTCTCCAAGCACCCCAGACATGGGCTGCCATGAACTCTGCTGCGGGGGGGGCCTCGCTGTTGAGTTGTGTCCCACCGGGAAAGTAGTTTTGTGCTGGTGGGAAGTTCAGAGGGACGTGGGCCTCCGACACCTAGTGCGGACTGCGGGTCTGCCTCTGAGCTCTCGCTGCTGGTCATCTTCAGCTCCTCTCCCGAGGGAACTCTGTAATCACGACTCCCTACACTTACTAGGGTGGCTTAATATCTAGttgctttcttttatttccttacttTTTCCTCTTAGGTGCCACTTACTCTAGTGGTTCTCAGGCTTTATTGTGTGTGAGTCAACTGAGAATTTTTGCTCAGTTATTCCTGGACTGTATTGTGGACATACTTGAATTCTGGGTTGGGTTCCAGTTCTGCATTCTTAAGCAAGTGCGTCAGGGCCTGATGCAGGTAGTCCAAGAGCCGGCTGGTGAgcctgctgctctgccctggTGGACATGCTGCCTTGCCCTGGTGagcctgctgccctgccctctgTCCATCCTTGTCACAGCTTAGAAACCCTtcctcggcagccctgctttgggCCGTGCACTCGTCAGAGAACTGAAATGGTAATAAGTGAACCTTGCTCCTGATTTAACTTTGTCggaaattattttttccatgGAAGGACGATTTGTGCCTTATTTCTTCTGGCAGATGCTGTCCCCAAAGCTGTCAGCACATTCCCTCCCGAGGCAGCTGTAACTGTGCAGCAGAAACCAGTTCCTTTCCATGGCAAGGACAACACATCTGTGACCCCTGAACAGAATCCTCCCCCCGACTCCTCAAGTGCAGTCAGTACAAGTCTAGAAGACAGTGACACACGTAAGTTGTGTTCTCAGTGCTTTCCGCTTGAGGGTTTGTAAAGGCCAGGGCGGAAGGGGACACTGGGGAGTACCCTCCGTGGGGTACTCGTGTCGTAAATCACCATGCCTCACTTCCTGGTGCCGTCTTCTGGCTACCGCGCTCTCTGGGAGACAGCcgatgatagctcaagtcctcGGGTACCTGCCCCCCACACAGAAGGCCTGGTTTGAGCTCTAGACACCTGGTTTTGCCTTGGCCCAGCCATGTCTCTTGTGTTTGGAAAATGagttagcagatggaggatctctgtcttctgcctttcaaacaacactTTCAAAAAGAATAGCATTCAGAATCAGTCATTCCTCTCCCTCTGGCAGAAGCAGTAGCTCTTTTGTGGCTGTCTTCCCTCCTCATGTATTAAGTACCTTCTTCACTGTGTTAATCACTGTGTGATCAATGAGTGCAGGCAGTTGGATAGGCAGAAAACCACAGAATCTACCAGAAACGCATGTACATGTTCTTACAGAAAACATGTGATTAATACTTGGGGTGGGAGCCCAGACCCCCACGCCAGGACTAGAATCCTGAATGGGGGACTGGAGTATTTAGTGAGTAGAAAcagcaaataaaaatctttgaagTTAGAACACACAGTTCATATTTTAATAATGGTTTAACTTCATCCTTTCTGCCTAATCTGAACATGTAAATATTTGCAAGTATAAATGAGACTCTTTGAATTCAGAAAGTCGTGGAATTATTGGAGGTAATTCCCTTTTTGTTTAAGCACATTTCCCGTATCTTGTTAACATTCCAGGTTTTCACAATTTCTCATTTTATGAATTGAAGAGTATCACCAATAACTTTGATGAAAGACCCGTGTCTGTTGGTGGCAACAAGATGGGCGAGGGGGGATTTGGCGTGGTGTACAAAGGCTGTGTGCGCGACACTCCCGTGGCCGTGAAGAAGCTTGCTGCGGTGAGTAGGTTTCCACGGAGGAACAAGGGACGGTCACTTAGCTGCTTCTGCGTCACAAGGTTAATCTTTAGGAAGCACACTATTCAGCATGTGTCTTCTGTAAATAAATCCAATCTAAATTCATAGTTTTAGTTTTggggtttctctcttttttttttttaaatgaaagaaagaaaagtatgtgTTTGTAGGGCCTagcaacagagaaaatgagatgCAGGGAGCCAGGGAGACCCACAAAGGCCacggctgggccaaactgaagccggTAGCAGAAGCTTCAGTTTGAGTCATAGAAACTCATACAGTAACTGCCTGCACTGCTTGGcaggacatgagcagggagtgggcctggAAGGGAGCAGTGTCAACAGGCAGCAGCAAAATCCCATGCACCACAAGCCTGGCTCTGACACTGGACAATCGGTTGAGAGCCTGGGTGTCACTAGAGAAATGCAGGTATGCACACAGACATATATATTGCACCTGTAGTGTAGAGATGCTCCGCTTTCTGTAGCACTTCATGTGTGATCAAGGATAAAATGGCAAACTCCTCAGAAAATTCTACAAGATTTttgttgtgttatttttttttcacctaaaaataaaatttagaaaacatgCATTAAGGAAAAAGATTGAAATGTTTCTGGTCTGTACTTTCCTACTTATTTCTAcagagtatttttcttttaattacttCTCCTATTCTAAATGTACAGTTAGATcctaaaaatatcaaaatgtataGGCGGATGATAAATTAATTACTGTTTGAAGCATATCTGGAAAATGTTTTCATAGgcttttgatttcttttacaTTCAAATTTGCCTAAGCTTTCTTTTACATGTAACTTTCCCTCAATTTTTTTATGCAGTTAATATGActaaatattacttttttttcccattttggtaCAGTAGTGACCTAGTagggtgtttttcttttccttcagtaACTAGTCATGAAGCATAAGGCaaattatgaatatttatttatctcaCTTGTTCTATGCAGTCAGTAAAACCtgactgttttttaaaatcagaatcatcAGCGAAGCCAATGGCTATTGTATTATATACTTATAATGGCTATTGTATTATATACTTATAATGGCTATTGTATTATATACTTATCTCTTTCTTTCAGATGGTTGATATTAGTACAGAAGAACTGAGGCAACAGTTTGAACAAGAAATAAAAGTAATGGCAACGTAAGTACATGAAAGTGCATGCGGGTGCGTGAAATTAAAGGACAGCACTAAGATGAcaggaatttaaaatatttccttctcTACATTTCCTTGCCTACTTATTTTACCTGCCTGTAAATTAAATAGCAATATTTAAATCAAAGTAAAATTTTATGGAATTTCAGCTATCTTCCATTGCCATGTTTTCTTTTCCTAGAATTCATGAGCTATGGATTGTAGAGATAATTTCAagagccccccccccctttttttaaatattttcttatttttattggaaaagcagatctacagagagaaggaaagacagaaagattctgtctgttggttcactccctaagtgg
Above is a window of Ochotona princeps isolate mOchPri1 chromosome 27, mOchPri1.hap1, whole genome shotgun sequence DNA encoding:
- the IRAK4 gene encoding interleukin-1 receptor-associated kinase 4, with product MNTPIAPSTYVRCLNVGMIRKLSDFIDPQEGWKKLAASIKKPSGDDRYNQFHIRRFEALLQAGKSPTCELLFDWGTTNCTVGDLVDLLIQNEFFAPASLLLPDAVPKAVSTFPPEAAVTVQQKPVPFHGKDNTSVTPEQNPPPDSSSAVSTSLEDSDTRFHNFSFYELKSITNNFDERPVSVGGNKMGEGGFGVVYKGCVRDTPVAVKKLAAMVDISTEELRQQFEQEIKVMATCQHENLVKLLGFSKDGDDLCLVYVYMPNGSLLDRLSCMDDTAPLSWPMRCNIARGAANGIGFLHENHHIHRDIKSANILLDEAFTAKISDFGLARASEKFAQTVMTSRIMGTTAYMAPEALRGEITSKSDIYSFGVVLLEIITGLPAVDEHREPQLLLDIKEEIEDEEKTIEDYVDPKLSDAEVSSVESLFSVACQCLQEKKNRRPDSKKVQQLLQEMMPS